Proteins encoded together in one Vigna angularis cultivar LongXiaoDou No.4 chromosome 5, ASM1680809v1, whole genome shotgun sequence window:
- the LOC108339024 gene encoding G-type lectin S-receptor-like serine/threonine-protein kinase At4g27290 isoform X3, whose amino-acid sequence MAIPLPSTLVIIASLFLLSPKISSETNTITQLQPLTYGTNLVSEGGTFELGFFILGTSKNLYLGIWFKNIPQKTIVWVANRNNPINNTSSNSTELTITKEGNLVLLSSNNTVHWSTNATTKSKSVNVVARLLETGNLVVRDENDNNFENYLWQSFDYPSDTLLPGMKLGWEVATGLNRYITSWNNWEDPSSGHFSYGVSRRNVPDMQIWNGSSVIYRSGPWSGFRFSATPLLKRRPLVNINFVDNPRESYYQVFPRNSSMILRTVINQTANALLRFIWEEESQNWKLDLVIPRDGFCGYDYCGSFGYCAVTGNTSTCECLRGFKPRSAENWSAKIWNEGCVNSSESWRCRVKNKDGFVKVSNMKIPDTKTSWMNRSMTIDECKAKCWANCSCTAYANSDITETGSGYSGCIIWFGDLLDLRLLPDAGQDLYVRLDISTIENKDYSKKVVIGVTSSVSSIVAVLVIFTFLYRRRKDKKVKINGSEDDLELPLFDFDTIACATNDFSEDHMLGQGGFGPVYKGTLSDGKNVAVKRLSDTSAQGLKEFKNEVIFCSKLQHRNLVKVLGYCIEEQEKLLIYEYMPNKSLNFFLFDHSQSRLLDWSTRLNIITGIARGLLYLHQDSRLRIIHRDLKSSNILLDDDMNPKISDFGLARGGRGDQIEGNTRRVVGT is encoded by the exons ATGGCAATTCCACTACCTTCCACGCTTGTCATCATAGCCAGCCTATTTCTTCTCTCCCCAAAAATTTCCTCTGAAACCAACACCATCACTCAGCTTCAGCCACTTACCTATGGAACCAACTTGGTTTCTGAGGGAGGAACCTTCGAGTTAGGTTTCTTCATCCTAGGTACGTCAAAAAACCTCTACCTAGGAATATGGTTCAAAAACATCCCACAAAAAACCATTGTTTGGGTTGCCAACCGCAACAATCCAATCAATAACACCAGCAGCAACTCCACCGAGTTAACCATAACAAAAGAAGGAAACCTGGTTCTTCTCAGCAGCAACAACACCGTTCACTGGTCAACAAATGCAACAACAAAATCTAAATCGGTCAACGTCGTAGCACGGCTATTGGAAACCGGCAACTTAGTCGTTAGAGATGAAAACGAcaacaattttgaaaactacTTGTGGCAAAGCTTTGACTATCCTTCGGACACACTTTTACCAGGAATGAAGCTAGGATGGGAAGTAGCAACAGGTCTCAACAGATACATCACTTCTTGGAACAATTGGGAAGACCCATCTTCCGGTCATTTTTCTTATGGAGTTTCAAGACGAAACGTCCCAGACATGCAAATTTGGAACGGTTCATCAGTGATCTACCGAAGTGGCCCTTGGAGTGGGTTTCGATTCAGCGCCACACCGTTATTGAAGCGTCGTCCATTGGTGAATATCAACTTCGTTGATAATCCTAGGGAAAGTTATTACCAAGTTTTTCCTCGAAATAGTTCGATGATTCTGAGAACGGTGATTAACCAAACGGCTAATGCTCTTCTGCGTTTCATTTGGGAGGAAGAAAGTCAAAACTGGAAGCTTGATTTAGTTATCCCCAGAGACGGTTTTTGCGGCTATGACTACTGTGGCTCTTTCGGGTACTGTGCTGTGACGGGTAACACTTCAACTTGCGAGTGTTTACGAGGGTTTAAGCCAAGATCGGCGGAAAACTGGAGTGCAAAGATTTGGAATGAAGGGTGCGTGAATAGCAGTGAATCATGGAGGTGTCGGGTGAAGAACAAAGACGGGTTCGTTAAGGTTAGTAACATGAAGATTCCCGACACTAAAACATCGTGGATGAATAGAAGTATGACAATTGATGAATGCAAGGCTAAGTGTTGGGCAAATTGTTCGTGCACGGCTTATGCTAATTCTGATATCACTGAAACTGGAAGTGGTTATAGCGGTTGCATCATCTGGTTCGGCGATCTGTTGGATTTGAGATTGCTTCCAGATGCAGGGCAAGATCTATATGTCAGATTGGATATCTCCACCATTG aaaataaagattattcAAAGAAAGTGGTGATCGGGGTCACAAGCTCAGTTTCATCGATTGTTGCGGTGCTTGTAATATTCACATTCCTTTACCGTAGAAGAAAAG AtaaaaaagtaaagataaaCGGGAGTGAAGATGATCTAGAGCTACCTTTGTTCGATTTTGATACAATAGCATGTGCTACTAATGACTTCTCAGAGGACCACATGCTTGGCCAAGGTGGTTTTGGTCCTGTATACAAA ggTACATTATCGGATGGAAAGAATGTTGCAGTGAAAAGGCTCTCTGATACATCTGCACAAGGACTCAAGGAATTTAAAAATGAAGTTATATTTTGTTCTAAACTTCAACATCGGAATCTTGTCAAAGTTCTTGGATATTGCattgaagaacaagaaaaattaCTCATTTATGAATACATGCCAAACAAAAGCttaaacttctttctttttg ATCATTCTCAAAGCAGACTCTTAGATTGGTCTACACGATTAAATATTATAACTGGAATTGCTCGAGGACTTCTTTATCTTCATCAAGATTCTAGACTAAGAATCATACACAGAGATTTAAAATCGAGCAATATCTTGTTAGATGATGATATGAATCCAAAGATTTCTGATTTTGGATTAGCAAGAGGAGGTAGAGGCGATCAGATCGAAGGGAATACAAGGAGAGTTGTGGGTACAta G
- the LOC108339024 gene encoding G-type lectin S-receptor-like serine/threonine-protein kinase At4g27290 isoform X1, with the protein MAIPLPSTLVIIASLFLLSPKISSETNTITQLQPLTYGTNLVSEGGTFELGFFILGTSKNLYLGIWFKNIPQKTIVWVANRNNPINNTSSNSTELTITKEGNLVLLSSNNTVHWSTNATTKSKSVNVVARLLETGNLVVRDENDNNFENYLWQSFDYPSDTLLPGMKLGWEVATGLNRYITSWNNWEDPSSGHFSYGVSRRNVPDMQIWNGSSVIYRSGPWSGFRFSATPLLKRRPLVNINFVDNPRESYYQVFPRNSSMILRTVINQTANALLRFIWEEESQNWKLDLVIPRDGFCGYDYCGSFGYCAVTGNTSTCECLRGFKPRSAENWSAKIWNEGCVNSSESWRCRVKNKDGFVKVSNMKIPDTKTSWMNRSMTIDECKAKCWANCSCTAYANSDITETGSGYSGCIIWFGDLLDLRLLPDAGQDLYVRLDISTIENKDYSKKVVIGVTSSVSSIVAVLVIFTFLYRRRKDKKVKINGSEDDLELPLFDFDTIACATNDFSEDHMLGQGGFGPVYKGTLSDGKNVAVKRLSDTSAQGLKEFKNEVIFCSKLQHRNLVKVLGYCIEEQEKLLIYEYMPNKSLNFFLFDHSQSRLLDWSTRLNIITGIARGLLYLHQDSRLRIIHRDLKSSNILLDDDMNPKISDFGLARGGRGDQIEGNTRRVVGTYGYMAPEYAIGGVFSVKSDVYSFGVLLLEVLSGKKNKGFSYSIHNYNLIEHAWRCWKESIPIEFIDTCLSDSYILSEALRCIHIGLLCIQHQPNDRPNMTTVVTMLTSESTLPQPEKPVFLMQRVLAEEDVGQNMYCPTNEVTISDVEPR; encoded by the exons ATGGCAATTCCACTACCTTCCACGCTTGTCATCATAGCCAGCCTATTTCTTCTCTCCCCAAAAATTTCCTCTGAAACCAACACCATCACTCAGCTTCAGCCACTTACCTATGGAACCAACTTGGTTTCTGAGGGAGGAACCTTCGAGTTAGGTTTCTTCATCCTAGGTACGTCAAAAAACCTCTACCTAGGAATATGGTTCAAAAACATCCCACAAAAAACCATTGTTTGGGTTGCCAACCGCAACAATCCAATCAATAACACCAGCAGCAACTCCACCGAGTTAACCATAACAAAAGAAGGAAACCTGGTTCTTCTCAGCAGCAACAACACCGTTCACTGGTCAACAAATGCAACAACAAAATCTAAATCGGTCAACGTCGTAGCACGGCTATTGGAAACCGGCAACTTAGTCGTTAGAGATGAAAACGAcaacaattttgaaaactacTTGTGGCAAAGCTTTGACTATCCTTCGGACACACTTTTACCAGGAATGAAGCTAGGATGGGAAGTAGCAACAGGTCTCAACAGATACATCACTTCTTGGAACAATTGGGAAGACCCATCTTCCGGTCATTTTTCTTATGGAGTTTCAAGACGAAACGTCCCAGACATGCAAATTTGGAACGGTTCATCAGTGATCTACCGAAGTGGCCCTTGGAGTGGGTTTCGATTCAGCGCCACACCGTTATTGAAGCGTCGTCCATTGGTGAATATCAACTTCGTTGATAATCCTAGGGAAAGTTATTACCAAGTTTTTCCTCGAAATAGTTCGATGATTCTGAGAACGGTGATTAACCAAACGGCTAATGCTCTTCTGCGTTTCATTTGGGAGGAAGAAAGTCAAAACTGGAAGCTTGATTTAGTTATCCCCAGAGACGGTTTTTGCGGCTATGACTACTGTGGCTCTTTCGGGTACTGTGCTGTGACGGGTAACACTTCAACTTGCGAGTGTTTACGAGGGTTTAAGCCAAGATCGGCGGAAAACTGGAGTGCAAAGATTTGGAATGAAGGGTGCGTGAATAGCAGTGAATCATGGAGGTGTCGGGTGAAGAACAAAGACGGGTTCGTTAAGGTTAGTAACATGAAGATTCCCGACACTAAAACATCGTGGATGAATAGAAGTATGACAATTGATGAATGCAAGGCTAAGTGTTGGGCAAATTGTTCGTGCACGGCTTATGCTAATTCTGATATCACTGAAACTGGAAGTGGTTATAGCGGTTGCATCATCTGGTTCGGCGATCTGTTGGATTTGAGATTGCTTCCAGATGCAGGGCAAGATCTATATGTCAGATTGGATATCTCCACCATTG aaaataaagattattcAAAGAAAGTGGTGATCGGGGTCACAAGCTCAGTTTCATCGATTGTTGCGGTGCTTGTAATATTCACATTCCTTTACCGTAGAAGAAAAG AtaaaaaagtaaagataaaCGGGAGTGAAGATGATCTAGAGCTACCTTTGTTCGATTTTGATACAATAGCATGTGCTACTAATGACTTCTCAGAGGACCACATGCTTGGCCAAGGTGGTTTTGGTCCTGTATACAAA ggTACATTATCGGATGGAAAGAATGTTGCAGTGAAAAGGCTCTCTGATACATCTGCACAAGGACTCAAGGAATTTAAAAATGAAGTTATATTTTGTTCTAAACTTCAACATCGGAATCTTGTCAAAGTTCTTGGATATTGCattgaagaacaagaaaaattaCTCATTTATGAATACATGCCAAACAAAAGCttaaacttctttctttttg ATCATTCTCAAAGCAGACTCTTAGATTGGTCTACACGATTAAATATTATAACTGGAATTGCTCGAGGACTTCTTTATCTTCATCAAGATTCTAGACTAAGAATCATACACAGAGATTTAAAATCGAGCAATATCTTGTTAGATGATGATATGAATCCAAAGATTTCTGATTTTGGATTAGCAAGAGGAGGTAGAGGCGATCAGATCGAAGGGAATACAAGGAGAGTTGTGGGTACAta TGGTTATATGGCTCCTGAATATGCAATTGGTGGAGTATTCTCCGTCAAATCTGATGTTTATAGCTTTGGAGTTTTATTATTAGAAGTTTTAagtggaaagaaaaataaaggattTTCCTACTCAATCCACAACTATAACCTTATTGAACAT GCATGGCGGTGTTGGAAAGAAAGCATCCCAATTGAATTCATCGATACTTGTTTAAGCGACTCATACATTCTATCTGAAGCCTTACGATGTATTCATATTGGTCTTTTATGCATACAACATCAACCTAATGATAGACCGAATATGACTACTGTAGTTACAATGTTAACGAGTGAAAGTACTTTACCACAACCCGAAAAACCTGTTTTCTTAATGCAAAGGGTTCTAGCTGAGGAAGATGTTGGACAAAATATGTATTGTCCAACAAATGAAGTTACAATTTCAGATGTGGAACCAAGATAA
- the LOC108339024 gene encoding G-type lectin S-receptor-like serine/threonine-protein kinase At4g27290 isoform X2: MAIPLPSTLVIIASLFLLSPKISSETNTITQLQPLTYGTNLVSEGGTFELGFFILGTSKNLYLGIWFKNIPQKTIVWVANRNNPINNTSSNSTELTITKEGNLVLLSSNNTVHWSTNATTKSKSVNVVARLLETGNLVVRDENDNNFENYLWQSFDYPSDTLLPGMKLGWEVATGLNRYITSWNNWEDPSSGHFSYGVSRRNVPDMQIWNGSSVIYRSGPWSGFRFSATPLLKRRPLVNINFVDNPRESYYQVFPRNSSMILRTVINQTANALLRFIWEEESQNWKLDLVIPRDGFCGYDYCGSFGYCAVTGNTSTCECLRGFKPRSAENWSAKIWNEGCVNSSESWRCRVKNKDGFVKVSNMKIPDTKTSWMNRSMTIDECKAKCWANCSCTAYANSDITETGSGYSGCIIWFGDLLDLRLLPDAGQDLYVRLDISTIENKDYSKKVVIGVTSSVSSIVAVLVIFTFLYRRRKDHSQSRLLDWSTRLNIITGIARGLLYLHQDSRLRIIHRDLKSSNILLDDDMNPKISDFGLARGGRGDQIEGNTRRVVGTYGYMAPEYAIGGVFSVKSDVYSFGVLLLEVLSGKKNKGFSYSIHNYNLIEHAWRCWKESIPIEFIDTCLSDSYILSEALRCIHIGLLCIQHQPNDRPNMTTVVTMLTSESTLPQPEKPVFLMQRVLAEEDVGQNMYCPTNEVTISDVEPR; encoded by the exons ATGGCAATTCCACTACCTTCCACGCTTGTCATCATAGCCAGCCTATTTCTTCTCTCCCCAAAAATTTCCTCTGAAACCAACACCATCACTCAGCTTCAGCCACTTACCTATGGAACCAACTTGGTTTCTGAGGGAGGAACCTTCGAGTTAGGTTTCTTCATCCTAGGTACGTCAAAAAACCTCTACCTAGGAATATGGTTCAAAAACATCCCACAAAAAACCATTGTTTGGGTTGCCAACCGCAACAATCCAATCAATAACACCAGCAGCAACTCCACCGAGTTAACCATAACAAAAGAAGGAAACCTGGTTCTTCTCAGCAGCAACAACACCGTTCACTGGTCAACAAATGCAACAACAAAATCTAAATCGGTCAACGTCGTAGCACGGCTATTGGAAACCGGCAACTTAGTCGTTAGAGATGAAAACGAcaacaattttgaaaactacTTGTGGCAAAGCTTTGACTATCCTTCGGACACACTTTTACCAGGAATGAAGCTAGGATGGGAAGTAGCAACAGGTCTCAACAGATACATCACTTCTTGGAACAATTGGGAAGACCCATCTTCCGGTCATTTTTCTTATGGAGTTTCAAGACGAAACGTCCCAGACATGCAAATTTGGAACGGTTCATCAGTGATCTACCGAAGTGGCCCTTGGAGTGGGTTTCGATTCAGCGCCACACCGTTATTGAAGCGTCGTCCATTGGTGAATATCAACTTCGTTGATAATCCTAGGGAAAGTTATTACCAAGTTTTTCCTCGAAATAGTTCGATGATTCTGAGAACGGTGATTAACCAAACGGCTAATGCTCTTCTGCGTTTCATTTGGGAGGAAGAAAGTCAAAACTGGAAGCTTGATTTAGTTATCCCCAGAGACGGTTTTTGCGGCTATGACTACTGTGGCTCTTTCGGGTACTGTGCTGTGACGGGTAACACTTCAACTTGCGAGTGTTTACGAGGGTTTAAGCCAAGATCGGCGGAAAACTGGAGTGCAAAGATTTGGAATGAAGGGTGCGTGAATAGCAGTGAATCATGGAGGTGTCGGGTGAAGAACAAAGACGGGTTCGTTAAGGTTAGTAACATGAAGATTCCCGACACTAAAACATCGTGGATGAATAGAAGTATGACAATTGATGAATGCAAGGCTAAGTGTTGGGCAAATTGTTCGTGCACGGCTTATGCTAATTCTGATATCACTGAAACTGGAAGTGGTTATAGCGGTTGCATCATCTGGTTCGGCGATCTGTTGGATTTGAGATTGCTTCCAGATGCAGGGCAAGATCTATATGTCAGATTGGATATCTCCACCATTG aaaataaagattattcAAAGAAAGTGGTGATCGGGGTCACAAGCTCAGTTTCATCGATTGTTGCGGTGCTTGTAATATTCACATTCCTTTACCGTAGAAGAAAAG ATCATTCTCAAAGCAGACTCTTAGATTGGTCTACACGATTAAATATTATAACTGGAATTGCTCGAGGACTTCTTTATCTTCATCAAGATTCTAGACTAAGAATCATACACAGAGATTTAAAATCGAGCAATATCTTGTTAGATGATGATATGAATCCAAAGATTTCTGATTTTGGATTAGCAAGAGGAGGTAGAGGCGATCAGATCGAAGGGAATACAAGGAGAGTTGTGGGTACAta TGGTTATATGGCTCCTGAATATGCAATTGGTGGAGTATTCTCCGTCAAATCTGATGTTTATAGCTTTGGAGTTTTATTATTAGAAGTTTTAagtggaaagaaaaataaaggattTTCCTACTCAATCCACAACTATAACCTTATTGAACAT GCATGGCGGTGTTGGAAAGAAAGCATCCCAATTGAATTCATCGATACTTGTTTAAGCGACTCATACATTCTATCTGAAGCCTTACGATGTATTCATATTGGTCTTTTATGCATACAACATCAACCTAATGATAGACCGAATATGACTACTGTAGTTACAATGTTAACGAGTGAAAGTACTTTACCACAACCCGAAAAACCTGTTTTCTTAATGCAAAGGGTTCTAGCTGAGGAAGATGTTGGACAAAATATGTATTGTCCAACAAATGAAGTTACAATTTCAGATGTGGAACCAAGATAA